In Apium graveolens cultivar Ventura chromosome 10, ASM990537v1, whole genome shotgun sequence, the following are encoded in one genomic region:
- the LOC141690128 gene encoding uncharacterized protein LOC141690128 isoform X2: MAWLRSALDKAVQAGQAVAEGAKLLQDRIGARSFKSFKQAVDRLEEASVSCQGPERTLLIERWLVALKEIEEYKERSLEQHPSSEEPKENLKKPSIVLYYDYDIGGEPLNFRDVFLYSQALEGITLSMIIEAPKEEEVSLLLLLFGFCLTGGKEFHHAIVSSIQDLSKAYSSYKDEVLVKREELLQFAQSAISGLKMNAEIERIDAEASLLKKKLDEIVARAEAKGEGNTTASKETTFSTVEDLKEALAHIRICSRLEGLLLKKKSLGNGDSPEVHTQKVDKLKVLSESLASSTTKAEKGISEKRVHKEEALKFRVIKTSEVDEIEKEITAEIADLEKQRDELEAALKKVNISLAAANARLRNAREERDQFYEANDQIVAHLKTKEDELSNSMGLCTQEADVLRTWMNFLDDTWALQSSTTETKEKEVSADLERHEKYFANLVIQLLSAYENALKPSIGRFEKYVENLKSLDEGSTNPSAVGSKELHPRKNLEEYLDYEAKIITTFSVVDNIKEQFYSEQGVHSSKEDTRAKELFDNIEKLRVEFEAIERPTLELETPDDEAEISDDEEESSSGENLEENHPETLEAAKSPESKKIAHPDSPSTKSKQILAKIEYPDSPSTKSKQVLAPEAEIENLESEIGEVNQDYSADEIGGWEFDELEKELISDKTTSNK; the protein is encoded by the exons ATGGCGTGGCTGAGGTCAGCATTGGATAAAGCTGTGCAG GCTGGTCAAGCTGTTGCTGAGGGTGCTAAGCTTCTCCAGGACCGTATC GGAGCCAGAAGTTTTAAAAGTTTTAAGCAGGCAGTTGACAGATTGGAAGAAGCTTCTGTTTCTTGTCAGGGACCAGAAAGGACTCTTCTGATAGAGAGGTGGTTGGTTGCTCTTAAAGAAATTGAGGAATATAAAGAAAGAAGTCTTGAGCAGCATCCCTCCTCTGAAGAACCAAAGGAAAATCTGAAAAAACCGTCCATA GTCTTATATTACGATTATGACATCGGGGGGGAGCCACTGAATTTTCGTGATGTTTTTCTCTACAGTCAAGCTTTGGAGGGCATCACATTATCAATG ATTATTGAAGCACCAAAAGAGGAAGAAGTTTCTTTACTCCTACTGCTGTTTGG GTTTTGTCTTACTGGTGGGAAAGAATTTCATCATGCAATAGTGAGCAGTATTCAGGATCTGTCAAAAGCTTATTCAAGCTACAAAGATGAAGTTCTG GTCAAGCGAGAGGAACTTCTCCAGTTTGCACAAAGTGCTATATCAGGACTGAAAATGAATGCGGAAATTGAAAG AATAGATGCTGAAGCTTCTTTGCTGAAGAAAAAGCTCGATGAGATAGTGGCAAGAGCAGAGGCTAAAGGTGAAGGCAATACAACAGCCTCCAAAGAAACAACTTTTTCCACCGTGGAG GATCTAAAAGAAGCTCTTGCCCATATACGAATTTGCTCTAGATTAGAAGGGCTTTTACTGAAGAAGAAATCTCTTGGAAATGGCGACTCCCCTGAGGTTCATACGCAAAAG GTTGATAAGTTAAAAGTCTTGTCTGAATCTCTTGCTAGCTCCACAACAAAAGCTGAGAAGGGCATCTCAGAAAAAAG AGTGCATAAAGAAGAGGCATTGAAATTCCGCGTTATAAAAACAAGTGAAGTGGATGAAATAGAGAAG GAAATAACTGCTGAAATTGCTGATCTTGAGAAGCAGAGAGATGAACTCGAAGCTGCATTGAAGAAG GTCAACATCTCATTGGCAGCTGCCAATGCACGCCTGCGCAATGCAAGGGAGGAAAGGGACCAATTTTATGAGGCTAATGATCAAATTGTTGCACACTTGAAAACAAAG GAAGATGAGCTATCAAACTCCATGGGATTGTGTACACAAGAAGCAGATGTTCTTCGTACTTGGATGAACTTTTTGGATGATACTTGGGCTTTGCAATCGTCAACCACAGAGACCAAGGAAAAGGAGGTCAG TGCTGATCTGGAGAGACACGAGAAATATTTTGCAAACTTGGTCATCCAACTCCTTTCGGCATACGAG AACGCTTTGAAGCCTTCAATTGGCCGTTTTGAGAAATATGTTGAGAATTTGAAGAGTTTGGATGAAGG GTCAACAAATCCATCTGCCGTGGGTTCCAAAGAACTACATCCAAGAAAAAATCTAGAGGAATATCTAGATTATGAAGCAAAG ATTATAACGACTTTCAGTGTTGTGGATAATATTAAAGAGCAGTTCTACTCGGAACAAGGAGTACATTCCAG CAAAGAAGATACAAGGGCTAAAGAACTCTTTGATAATATAGAAAAATTGAGAGTGGAATTTGAAGCCATTGAGAGACCAACTTTAGAGTTGGAAACTCCCGATGACGAGGCAGAAATTTCTGACGATGAGGAAGAGTCCTCGTCTGGTGAGAATCTGGAAGAAAATCATCCAGAGACACTGGAAGCTGCAAAATCACCTGAAAGTAAGAAAATTGCTCACCCAGATTCACCTTCAACCAAGTCAAAGCAAATTTTAGCAAAAATTGAGTACCCAGATTCACCTTCAACCAAGTCAAAGCAAGTTTTAGCTCCTGAGGCAGAAATAGAAAATTTAGAGTCTGAAATTGGGGAGGTTAATCAGGATTACTCTGCAGATGAAATCGGTGGCTGGGAATTTGATGAGCTTGAAAAGGAACTGATTTCTGATAAAACCACAAGTAACAAATAA
- the LOC141690128 gene encoding uncharacterized protein LOC141690128 isoform X1: MAWLRSALDKAVQVGNKSNLTRAVKNYTDSVVHQAGQAVAEGAKLLQDRIGARSFKSFKQAVDRLEEASVSCQGPERTLLIERWLVALKEIEEYKERSLEQHPSSEEPKENLKKPSIVLYYDYDIGGEPLNFRDVFLYSQALEGITLSMIIEAPKEEEVSLLLLLFGFCLTGGKEFHHAIVSSIQDLSKAYSSYKDEVLVKREELLQFAQSAISGLKMNAEIERIDAEASLLKKKLDEIVARAEAKGEGNTTASKETTFSTVEDLKEALAHIRICSRLEGLLLKKKSLGNGDSPEVHTQKVDKLKVLSESLASSTTKAEKGISEKRVHKEEALKFRVIKTSEVDEIEKEITAEIADLEKQRDELEAALKKVNISLAAANARLRNAREERDQFYEANDQIVAHLKTKEDELSNSMGLCTQEADVLRTWMNFLDDTWALQSSTTETKEKEVSADLERHEKYFANLVIQLLSAYENALKPSIGRFEKYVENLKSLDEGSTNPSAVGSKELHPRKNLEEYLDYEAKIITTFSVVDNIKEQFYSEQGVHSSKEDTRAKELFDNIEKLRVEFEAIERPTLELETPDDEAEISDDEEESSSGENLEENHPETLEAAKSPESKKIAHPDSPSTKSKQILAKIEYPDSPSTKSKQVLAPEAEIENLESEIGEVNQDYSADEIGGWEFDELEKELISDKTTSNK, from the exons ATGGCGTGGCTGAGGTCAGCATTGGATAAAGCTGTGCAGGTTGGTAATAAGAGTAATTTAACTCGTGCTGTAAAGAATTACACTGATTCTGTTGTTCATCAGGCTGGTCAAGCTGTTGCTGAGGGTGCTAAGCTTCTCCAGGACCGTATC GGAGCCAGAAGTTTTAAAAGTTTTAAGCAGGCAGTTGACAGATTGGAAGAAGCTTCTGTTTCTTGTCAGGGACCAGAAAGGACTCTTCTGATAGAGAGGTGGTTGGTTGCTCTTAAAGAAATTGAGGAATATAAAGAAAGAAGTCTTGAGCAGCATCCCTCCTCTGAAGAACCAAAGGAAAATCTGAAAAAACCGTCCATA GTCTTATATTACGATTATGACATCGGGGGGGAGCCACTGAATTTTCGTGATGTTTTTCTCTACAGTCAAGCTTTGGAGGGCATCACATTATCAATG ATTATTGAAGCACCAAAAGAGGAAGAAGTTTCTTTACTCCTACTGCTGTTTGG GTTTTGTCTTACTGGTGGGAAAGAATTTCATCATGCAATAGTGAGCAGTATTCAGGATCTGTCAAAAGCTTATTCAAGCTACAAAGATGAAGTTCTG GTCAAGCGAGAGGAACTTCTCCAGTTTGCACAAAGTGCTATATCAGGACTGAAAATGAATGCGGAAATTGAAAG AATAGATGCTGAAGCTTCTTTGCTGAAGAAAAAGCTCGATGAGATAGTGGCAAGAGCAGAGGCTAAAGGTGAAGGCAATACAACAGCCTCCAAAGAAACAACTTTTTCCACCGTGGAG GATCTAAAAGAAGCTCTTGCCCATATACGAATTTGCTCTAGATTAGAAGGGCTTTTACTGAAGAAGAAATCTCTTGGAAATGGCGACTCCCCTGAGGTTCATACGCAAAAG GTTGATAAGTTAAAAGTCTTGTCTGAATCTCTTGCTAGCTCCACAACAAAAGCTGAGAAGGGCATCTCAGAAAAAAG AGTGCATAAAGAAGAGGCATTGAAATTCCGCGTTATAAAAACAAGTGAAGTGGATGAAATAGAGAAG GAAATAACTGCTGAAATTGCTGATCTTGAGAAGCAGAGAGATGAACTCGAAGCTGCATTGAAGAAG GTCAACATCTCATTGGCAGCTGCCAATGCACGCCTGCGCAATGCAAGGGAGGAAAGGGACCAATTTTATGAGGCTAATGATCAAATTGTTGCACACTTGAAAACAAAG GAAGATGAGCTATCAAACTCCATGGGATTGTGTACACAAGAAGCAGATGTTCTTCGTACTTGGATGAACTTTTTGGATGATACTTGGGCTTTGCAATCGTCAACCACAGAGACCAAGGAAAAGGAGGTCAG TGCTGATCTGGAGAGACACGAGAAATATTTTGCAAACTTGGTCATCCAACTCCTTTCGGCATACGAG AACGCTTTGAAGCCTTCAATTGGCCGTTTTGAGAAATATGTTGAGAATTTGAAGAGTTTGGATGAAGG GTCAACAAATCCATCTGCCGTGGGTTCCAAAGAACTACATCCAAGAAAAAATCTAGAGGAATATCTAGATTATGAAGCAAAG ATTATAACGACTTTCAGTGTTGTGGATAATATTAAAGAGCAGTTCTACTCGGAACAAGGAGTACATTCCAG CAAAGAAGATACAAGGGCTAAAGAACTCTTTGATAATATAGAAAAATTGAGAGTGGAATTTGAAGCCATTGAGAGACCAACTTTAGAGTTGGAAACTCCCGATGACGAGGCAGAAATTTCTGACGATGAGGAAGAGTCCTCGTCTGGTGAGAATCTGGAAGAAAATCATCCAGAGACACTGGAAGCTGCAAAATCACCTGAAAGTAAGAAAATTGCTCACCCAGATTCACCTTCAACCAAGTCAAAGCAAATTTTAGCAAAAATTGAGTACCCAGATTCACCTTCAACCAAGTCAAAGCAAGTTTTAGCTCCTGAGGCAGAAATAGAAAATTTAGAGTCTGAAATTGGGGAGGTTAATCAGGATTACTCTGCAGATGAAATCGGTGGCTGGGAATTTGATGAGCTTGAAAAGGAACTGATTTCTGATAAAACCACAAGTAACAAATAA